One stretch of Desulfovibrio sp. JC010 DNA includes these proteins:
- a CDS encoding NUDIX hydrolase, with product MLGSKSCPNCGEEIPLYRNPVPTVDVVIYDPALGVVLIERNNPPLGWALPGGFVDYGETLEHAAVREAKEETGLDVVLTGLVGVYSMPCRDDRQHTISVTYSAVARDAGALQAGDDAGGARFFKLDSLPDLVFDHRDILSDFSSKLLRLHEHAAVGNNG from the coding sequence ATGCTCGGTTCAAAATCCTGTCCCAATTGCGGAGAAGAAATTCCCCTGTACCGCAATCCTGTGCCCACTGTAGATGTAGTCATTTATGATCCTGCCCTTGGAGTTGTACTTATTGAGCGCAATAACCCGCCGCTGGGCTGGGCTTTGCCCGGCGGGTTTGTGGATTACGGGGAGACGCTTGAGCACGCCGCCGTGCGCGAAGCCAAAGAGGAGACCGGGCTTGATGTGGTTCTGACCGGGCTGGTGGGCGTTTATTCCATGCCCTGCAGGGATGACCGCCAGCATACCATCAGCGTGACCTACAGTGCTGTGGCCCGTGACGCAGGAGCATTGCAGGCCGGGGATGATGCCGGGGGCGCACGATTTTTTAAATTGGACAGCCTGCCTGATCTGGTCTTTGACCATAGGGACATACTCAGTGATTTTTCTTCAAAACTGCTCCGGCTGCATGAACATGCCGCCGTGGGGAATAACGGTTAA
- the lipA gene encoding lipoyl synthase: MSSEKNSEKYLRIPPWLRVKLPTGRTFNETGKMLEDLNLNTVCQSAKCPNCWDCFSRKVATFLIMGNNCTRNCAFCNICPGLIEPLDADEPRRVAEAVKRLELQYAVITSVTRDDLPDGGAAHFAECIERIRAELPQCKIEVLIPDFKGNLDALKTVIAVKPDVINHNVETPPALYPEIRPQADYKQSLELIERVKQLSDIHAKSGLMVGLGETDEQVYEVMDDLAAINCDIITIGQYMRPTKDHPAVKRYVEPSVFDEYAQYGKKLGVPHMFCAPLVRSSFNAAEAFDKL, from the coding sequence ATGTCTTCAGAGAAGAATTCGGAAAAATATTTACGGATACCGCCGTGGCTGCGGGTTAAGCTGCCCACCGGAAGGACTTTCAACGAAACCGGCAAAATGCTGGAAGACCTGAACCTAAACACGGTTTGCCAGTCCGCCAAATGCCCCAACTGCTGGGACTGTTTTTCGCGCAAGGTGGCCACCTTTCTGATCATGGGCAACAATTGCACCCGCAACTGTGCCTTCTGCAACATCTGTCCGGGCTTGATCGAGCCGCTTGATGCTGACGAACCGCGCCGCGTGGCCGAAGCGGTCAAACGTCTGGAACTGCAGTACGCGGTCATCACTTCGGTTACCCGTGATGACCTGCCTGACGGCGGAGCGGCCCATTTTGCGGAATGCATCGAACGCATCCGCGCCGAACTTCCCCAGTGCAAAATTGAAGTGCTCATCCCGGACTTCAAGGGCAACCTTGATGCACTCAAAACCGTCATCGCCGTCAAGCCGGACGTGATCAACCACAATGTGGAAACCCCGCCCGCACTCTACCCGGAAATCCGCCCGCAGGCCGATTACAAGCAAAGCCTCGAACTCATCGAGCGAGTCAAACAGCTCAGCGACATTCACGCCAAATCCGGCCTCATGGTCGGCCTCGGCGAAACTGACGAGCAGGTCTATGAGGTCATGGACGATCTCGCGGCCATAAACTGCGACATCATCACCATCGGCCAGTACATGCGCCCCACAAAGGACCACCCGGCGGTAAAACGGTATGTGGAACCATCGGTGTTTGATGAGTACGCGCAGTACGGGAAAAAATTGGGTGTACCGCATATGTTCTGTGCGCCGCTTGTGCGTTCCAGCTTTAATGCTGCTGAGGCTTTTGATAAGCTTTAG
- the lipB gene encoding lipoyl(octanoyl) transferase LipB, with protein MDFIDLGLIPHQEAEKIQLQRLSQVMEGNACDALYLLEHPPVVTLGRQGGLENLLISEEALKQMGVEVVQTARGGNITCHYPGQLVVYPVMRIEKRRGGIKKFFHDMEETAIRTAARFGVEAARSEGRPGVWVGPGKLCSIGIGVKKWITYHGLSFNVSSEMKLFEAITLCGLHGAHPTSLSREAGTEISTEEVKNVFREEFGKIFTDTAVAAG; from the coding sequence ATGGATTTTATAGACTTAGGATTAATCCCCCATCAGGAAGCAGAAAAGATTCAATTACAGAGATTGAGTCAGGTGATGGAGGGTAACGCATGCGATGCCCTCTATCTTTTGGAGCATCCTCCTGTGGTCACGTTGGGCCGGCAGGGCGGGCTGGAAAACCTGCTCATCAGTGAGGAGGCCCTCAAACAGATGGGGGTTGAGGTGGTCCAGACCGCACGCGGCGGCAATATTACCTGCCATTATCCCGGTCAGCTGGTGGTTTACCCGGTCATGCGCATTGAAAAACGGCGCGGCGGGATCAAGAAATTCTTTCATGATATGGAAGAGACTGCGATACGCACAGCGGCCCGGTTCGGCGTGGAGGCGGCAAGGAGCGAAGGCAGGCCCGGAGTCTGGGTCGGTCCCGGCAAGCTCTGCTCCATCGGTATCGGGGTCAAAAAATGGATCACCTACCACGGCTTGTCATTTAATGTTTCCAGTGAGATGAAACTTTTCGAGGCCATCACCCTCTGCGGGCTGCACGGCGCACACCCCACTTCCCTTTCACGGGAGGCGGGTACAGAAATTTCTACCGAGGAAGTAAAAAATGTCTTCAGAGAAGAATTCGGAAAAATATTTACGGATACCGCCGTGGCTGCGGGTTAA